The genomic DNA GCACGACCTTGGCGTCGTGGCCAACGTCGCGGACGAAGTCGTCGTGATCTACCGCGGCAAGATCATGGAGGCGGGGCCGGTCACCGCGATCTTCAACAACCCGCAGCACGCCTATCTGAAGGGTCTGATGACCGCGATTCCGCATTTCGACATGGCGCCGGGCGAACGTCTGCGCCCCTTGCGAGAGATCACGCTGGACCATGACCGGCTGCATGGGGCCATTGCCCCCTCAGAGGCGCCGAAAGAGGCCGCCCCGGTGCTGCTGTCGGTCCGGGGATTGCAAAAGACCTTTGCAGTCAAACAGGAACAATGGGCGTTGCGCGGCAAGCCAGCGGTCGCCAAACCCGCCGTGGATGATGTCAGTTTCGACATAATGCGCGGCGAGTGTCTGGGCCTTGTCGGTGAAAGCGGCAGTGGCAAGACCACGGTCGGCAAGATCCTGATGCGCGGTCTGGTGCCGGATGCGGGCAGCGTGACCTATGACGATGGCACGGGTCCGGTCGATGTCCTTCATGCGGACGGTGCCGCGCTGCAGCGGCTGCGCAAGCGCATCCAGATGGTGTTTCAGGATCCCGTCTCTTCCTTGTCGCCGCGCATGACCATCGGCAAGATCTTGGCAGAGCCGCTGGACATTCACGGCATCGGCACGCGCGACAGCCGCAGGGACGCGACGGTCGCGCTGCTGGAGGCGATCGGGCTGGATCGCAGTGTGCGCAACCGCTATCCCCACAGCTTTTCCGGCGGCCAGCGGCAGCGCATCGGGATCGCCCGCGCGCTGACACTCTCGCCGGGCCTGATCATCTGTGACGAACCCGTATCGGCCCTCGATGTCTCTGTGCAGGCCCAGATCCTGAACCTTTTGAAGGATCTGCAACGCGATCTGGGTCTGACCTATCTCTTCATCTCTCACAACCTTGCGGTGGTGGATTACATGGCGGACCGTGTAGCGGTGATGTGGTCCGGGCGGATCGTCGAAATCGCCCCGAGGGAGGTGCTGATGCGCGCACCCGTCCATCCCTATACAAAGGCTTTGCTGGCCGCGGTGCCCTATCCGGATCTGGACAAGCCGCTTGATTTCGCGGTCGTGGGCCAGTCGAGCACCGTTGCCAGTGCGGCCTGGCCGCCGCAGTTCCAGACGGACCGGGGGCTTGCCCCGCTCGATCTGGGCGACGGACATCTGGTGCTGGCCAGTCCGGCCGCCACCGCCGCAGAGGTGCGCGCATGATCTCGCGGCGGGAAACCTTGGCTGGCCTGATGGCGACCGTGGCGCTGCCGCATCTGGCGCGGGCCGAGGCACCGTTGCTGAACCCTTTGGTCGGCGTCGGCCAATTGCCGGCAGAGGCGCTGCGGCTGCCGCAGGTGCCACGCGTGCTTGACCTGCCAGCGATGGGGCGTCGCACCGGGCAGCAAGGCGGCACGTTGCGCATTCTGATCAGTGGTCAGCGCGATGTGCGGCTGATCCCGATCTACAGCTATGCCCGGCTGATGGCCTACAGCCCCGACCTTGTTCTGGAACCCGATATCCTTGCGGGCGTGGAGCAGGAAGGCGAACGGCAGTTCACCCTGCACCTGCGCCCCGGTCACCGCTGGTCCGATGGCACACCGTTCACGGCAGAGGATTTCCGCTATACTTTCGAGGACGTGATCTCGAACACCGATCTTTACAAAAGCGGCCTGCCGCCGGAACTGATGGCGGGCGACGCGCCGGTGCAATTCGCGGTAATCGACGATCTGACCGTGCGCTATACCTTCGCCAGTCCCGTCCCTTCTTTCCTGCCGAAACTCGCGGCGCCCCTGCCGACGGTGCTGTTCATGCCCAGCGCCTACCTCAAGCAATTTCACGCGACATACACCGACGAGGCGACACTGGTCCGGCTGGCAGAGGAACAGCGGGTCGACGACTGGAAGCGTTTGCACATGAAGATGTCACGCTCCATCCGGCCCGAAAATCCCGATCTGCCGACGCTGGAGGCGTGGATGCCACGCACCGCACCACCGGCCGAGCAATTCGTGTTCGACCGCAACCCTTACTTTCACCGCGTCGATCAGGCGGGCACCCAGTTGCCCTACGTGGACCGGATCGAGCTGAATGTCGCCTCGTCAGAGATCATTCTGGCCAAGACCGCCACGGGCGAGAGTGACCTGCAGATGGCCGGCCTCGATTTCATCGACTACACCCTGCTGCGGCGCGCGGAAAAGGCCCATCCCCTGCACGTGGCGCTGTGGCGCAAGTCGCAGGGGTCTGCGGTCGCACTCTATCCCAACCTGAACTGCGCCGATACCGTCTGGCGTGACCTGTTCCGCGACGTGCGGATGCGCCGCGCGCTGTCCGTGGCCATCGACCGGGAAGAGATCAACAAGGCCCTCTTCTTCGGCCTCGGCACCGAAAGCGCCGATACGGTCATTCCCGAAAGCCCGCTGTTCCGGCCCGAATACGCCACCGCCTGGTCGCAGCACGATCCCGACTTGGCGAATGCGCTGCTGGACGAGTTGGGCCTGACCAGGCGCGGGGCCGGCAATATCCGGCGGTTGCCGGACGGGCGGCAGGCGGGCATCGTCGTGGAAACGGCTGGAGAGAGCACGCTGGAAACTGACGTGTTAGCCCTTGTGCGCGATCATTTCCGCGCCGTCGGTCTGGCGCTCTACATCCGCTCGTCGCAGCGCGACGTATTCCGCAGCAGGGCGCTGGCGGGGCTTGTGCAACTGTCGGTCTGGGCGGGGCTCGACAACGGCGTGCCGGATGCCGACACCTTTCCCGGCGAACTGGCCCCGACGACCGGCGATCAGCTGCAATGGCCGCTGTGGGGCAGTTATTATGCCGCCGGTGGCGCTGCCGGCGAGGCGCCGGATCTGCCGGAGGCGCAGCAGATGCTGGATCTGCTGGCCACATGGCAGAACAGCGTCGATCCTGCGGATCGCACCGCGATCTGGCACAAGATGCTCGCCCTGAAGGCGGATCAGGTGTTTTCGATCGGCACGGTGAACGGCGCCTTGCAGCCTGTCGTGCGGAACGCGGCGCTGGTCAACGTGCCGGACAAGGCACTTTACGGGTTCGAGCCGACGAGCTTTCTGGGGGCTTACCTGCCCGACACGTTCTTTCTGGATCCGGAGGCGTAGGGCATGGTCCGTTACATCCTGCGGCGGATCCTGACGATGATCCCGACGCTGATCCTGATCTCGATGCTGGTATTCATCATCATCGAACTGCCGCCGGGGGATTATTTCGAAAGCTATGTCGCAGAGCTTCAGGCGCTGGGCGAACAGGCCGACATGGACGAGATCGAGATGCTGCGCGACCGCTACGGCTTTGATCAGCCGCAATACGTCCGCTACGCGCGATGGGTCGGCGGCATGCTGCATGGCGACTTCGGTTACAGCTTTGCCTACCGTCTGCCGGTCAGCGAGGTTGTTGGCGATCGTCTGTGGCTGACCTTCATGCTGTCCTTCGTGACGATCATCTTCACCTGGGTCGTGGCCTTTCCCATCGGCATTTATTCGGCGACGCACCAATACAGTTGGGGTGACTACGGTCTGACGTTTCTGGGCCTGATGGGGGTCGCTGTGCCGAACTTCATGCTGGCGCTGATCATGATGTATTTCGCGAACGTCTGGTTCGGCCTGTCGATCGGCAACCTGATGGACAGTGCCTACCTCGGTGCCCCGATGAGCGGGGGCAAGGTGCTGTCGATCCTGTCGCACATCTGGATCCCGGTCATCATCATCGGCATGGCCGGCACGGCAAGCATGGTGCGCCGTCTGCGGGCCAACCTGCTGGACGAGTTGCGCAAGCCCTACGTCGCCACGGCGCGGGCCAAGGGCCTGTCGCCGGGCCGCGTGCTGCGGAAATATCCGCTGCGCATGGCGCTGAACTTCTTCATCGCGGACATCGGGTCGATCCTGCCTGCCATGATCTCCGGGGCCGAGGTCACGGCCATCGTGCTGTCGCTGGAAACCACCGGGCCGATGCTGATCCGCGCGCTGCAAAGTCAGGACATGTATCTGGCGGGATCGTTCCTGATGTTTCTTGCGGTGCTGACGGTCGTCGGTGTCCTGATTTCTGATATTGCGCTGGCGATGCTTGATCCCCGCATCCGACTGGGCCGGGGGACTGCGAAATGACCGTTGATCCGCGTGCCGACGGCTTGCCCGCACCAGGGGGCGCATTGAACCACTACGTCTCTGACGCGCCATTCGATCCGAACATCGACGACAGCGGCGTCGGCGAGGTGGCCGAAGCGTCGCAACTGCGCCTGATGTGGTGGCAGTTCCGCAAGCACCGGGTTGCGGTCGTGTCACTGGTGTTCCTGCTAATCCTTTACACCAGCACGATCTTTGTCGAATTTCTGGCGCCCTATCAGCAGGACAGCCGGCATCTGGACGACATCTATGAACCGCCGCAGCAGGTGCATCTGTTCCACGAAGGCGCTTTTGTGGGGCCATTCGTTTATGGCCGCGACATGACGCTGGACATGGACAACCTGCGCCGGGTCTACGACGAAGAGGACGCCCGCGTCGAAAAGCTGCGGTTCTTCTGCCACGGCGATCCCTACATGTTCTGGGGCCAGATCCCCGCCAGCCTGCATCTGGTCTGCCCGGCAGAGGGGGGCACGTTCTTTGCCCTCGGTACCGACCGGCTGGGGCGCGATGTGCTGTCGCGGATGATGTACGGCGCGCGCATCTCGCTGACCATCGGTCTGCTGGGCGTGACCATGAGCCTGGTGCTGGGCATCGTGATCGGCGGGCTTGCGGGTTACCACGGCGGCTGGTTCGATGCCGCCGTGCAGCGTGTGACGGAAGTGCTGCAGTCGATCCCGTCGATCCCGCTGTGGATGGCGCTGGCCGCCATCATTCCCGTGACCTGGAGTCCGCTGCTGGTCTATGTCGGCATCACGCTGATCCTCGGGCTGCTGGATTGGACCGGGCTGGCGCGCGCGGTCAGGTCCAAGCTGCTGTCCCTGCGTGAGGAGGATTACGTGCTGGCCGCGCGGCTGATGGGGGCGGGGACCACGCGGATCATCGGGCGGCACATGGTGCCGGGGTTCATGTCGCACCTCATCGCCTCTGCCACGCTGACCATCCCCGGCATGATCCTGGGCGAGACGGCGCTCAGCTTTCTTGGCATCGGGTTGCGGCCGCCGATCACCAGCTGGGGGACCATGCTGACCGAGGCGCGCAGCGTGAATATCGTCGCCATCTACCCGTGGCTGATCTTTCCTGTCGTTCCCGTGATCCTCGTTGTTCTGGCTTTCAATTTTCTGGGTGACGGGTTACGCGACGCCGCTGATCCCTATCACTAACCGCCGTATCGGCCGCCACAGACAGGATATCCGCGATGCCCGACCGGAACCGCAATCATCGCGTCCTGATGTACAGCCACGACACCTTTGGCCTTGGTCATCTGCGCCGCTGTCGCGCCATTGCGCAGGCGCTGGTGCAGGACCACCGCGGGATGATGGTGCTGATCATTTCAGGGTCGCAGATCGCGGGGGCGTTCGATTACCGGGCGCGCGTCGATTTCGTGAAGATCCCCAGTGTGATCAAGCTGCGCAACGGCGAATATTCGTCGCTGTCGGAACACATTGATCTGGCCGACACGATCCACATGCGCCGGTCGATCATCCGGCACACTGCCCAATCCTTTCGGCCCGACATCTTCATTGTCGACAAGGAACCCATGGGGCTGCGCGGCGAGGTCGAGGAGACGCTGGCCTTCCTCAAGGACAGGGGCACCACGCTGGTTCTGGGGCTGCGCGACGTGATGGATGCGCCGCACCTGCTGGATGCCGAATGGCAGCACAGCGACATGATGGCCAAGATCGACCGCTATTTCGATCACATCTGGGTCTACGGTCCGCCGGATTTCTATGATCCCCTGACCGGGCTTGCTGTGCCGGACAACGTGCATGACCGGATGAATTTCGTCGGATTCCTGCAACGTAGCGCGCGCGGCGATCAACCCTCGCAGAACCAGCCAGAGGGCGACTACATCCTTGTGACCACCGGCGGTGGCGGCGACGGGGCCGACCTGATCGAAAACGTGCTGCGCGCGTTCGAACATGACGCAACCCTGACCACCCGCACGCTGATCGTGCTGGGACCTTACATGACCGCCGATCTGCGCGCCGGGTTCACCCAGCGCGGGACGGCCATTCCGCATGTCGACGTCATCGACTTCGACCCCCGGATGGAGGAACTGACCGCGAACGCGCAATCCGTCGTCGCCATGGGCGGCTACAATACCTTTTGCGAGATCCTGTCTTTCGACAAACCCGCCCTGATCGTCCCCCGCATCCTGCCGCGGGAAGAGCAGTTGCTGCGCGCCACCCGTGCGGCAGACCTGGGCATGGTCGACATGCTGCTGCCGCAGGACGCCGCGGACCCTGTCCGCATGGCGCAGGCCCTGCATGATCTGCCCCGCCGCAAGAAGCCGTCCGAAGGCTGGAGCGGGCTGACGCTGGACGGGTTGCACAACATCTCGGACCTCGTCGGCACGGATCTGGGCCGTTGACCGGCCCGCATCTGGTCGTGGTGGTCAAAGGCTACCCGCGCCTGTCCGAAACCTTTATTGCGCAAGAGTTGCGGGGACTTGAATTGGCGGGCTTCGATCTGACCATCGTGTCCCTGCGCCACCCGACCGACAAGAAGCGGCACCCGGTCCACCAAGAGATCGAGGCGGATCTTCTGTATCTGCCGGAATATCTGCATCAGGAACCGCTGCGCGTGTTGCGCGGTCTGCTGCAGGCGGTCAGGCATCCCGGTTTCTGGCGGTTGCTGCCCTCTTTCGCGGGCGATCTGCGTCGCGATCTCAGTCGCAACCGGCTGCGGCGGCTGGGGCAGGCGGCCGTGCTGGTGCGTGAATGGCCCGGCGATGCCGGGCTGTTGCACGCGCATTTCATCCATACGCCGGCCTCTGTCGCCGACTATGCGGCGCGGATCAGGGGGATGGGCTGGTCCGTTTCTGCCCATGCCAAGGATATCTGGACGCAAGGCGACTGGGAATTGCGTGGCAAACTCGCGCGTGCCCGGTGGGCCGTCACATGTACCGCCAGCGGCTTTGCCCATCTGCAAAGCCTCGCCATCGATCCGGGCCGTGTGCATCTGAGCTATCATGGCCTGAACCTGGATCGGTTTCCCGCCTTTGACGGTGCACGACCGGCCCGTGACGGGCGCGACCCGTCGGACCCCGTGCAACTGGTCAGCGTCGGCCGTGCCGTCCCGAAAAAGGGATACGACGTCCTGCTGCATGCGCTGGCCCGCCTGCCCGCCGATTTGCACTGGCATTTCGACCACATGGGCGGCGGCGGTGATCTGGCGCAGTTGCAGGCGCTGGCCGATGATCTGGGGATCGCCGACCGCTGCCGGTGGCGCGGTGCTGTCGATCAGACAGACGTGCTGGCCGCCTACCGCGCTGCGGATATCTTTGCGCTGGCCAGTCGGATCACTGCGGATGGCGACCGTGATGGCTTGCCCAACGTGCTGGTCGAGGCAGCCAGCCAGAAACTGGCCTGCGTGGCGAGCGATATTTCGGGCATCCCGGAACTGATTTCTGACCCCACATTGGGGTGGCTTGTCCCGCCAGAGGACCCCGCAGCGCTGGCGCTGACATTGCAAGAGGCGATCACCGACCCGGATTTGCGTGCCGCAAAGGGTGCGGCCGTTGCGGCCAAGGTGCGGGGGCATTTCGACTATCGCACCAGCATCGACCAGTTGGTGAAGCTGTTCGACGCCACAGGCATGCAGCCATGACCGATCTGCGTGTCTTGTTCTACGTTCAGCATCTTCTGGGGATCGGCCATCTGGCGCGCGCCAGCCGCATCGCAAAGGCGATGGGCGACGCCGGGATGGACGTGACGATGGTGACAGGCGGCATGCCCGTGGCAGGCTTTCCGGATGCTTCCGTCCAGCACATCGCCTTGCCGCCCTTGGCGGTCGGTCCCGACGGCTTTGCGGGCATGGTCGATGCAGACGGTCAGCCCGCGACCGAGGCCTACCTGTCGCGTCGCCGCGACCTTTTGCTGGCCGCCTTCGCGGACATCCGACCGGATGCCGTCATCACCGAGGCGTTTCCGTTTGGCCGGCGCCAGATGCGGTTTGAACTGCTGCCCCTGCTTGATGCCATCGCCGCGGTGCGACCAAGGCCGCTGCTGCTGGCCTCGATCCGCGATATCCTGCAGGCCCGCGCCAAGCCGCAGCGGGATCAGGACACCGTCAATCTGGTGCTGACGCATTACGACCGTGTTCTGGTGCACGGCGATCCGGCTTTTGCCGCCTTGAAGGATTCGTTCCCATTGGCCGAGAAGATCGCGCACCGCGTCATTCACACTGGGCTGGTCTGCCCGCCCGCGCCCGATCCGTCCGCAGAACGCTTTGATGTGGTGGTTTCCGCCGGTGGCGGCGCCGTCGGGGCGGCCTTGGTGCAGGCCGCGGTTGCGGCAATCCGGCTGCGCCCCCGTCTGGGGCCGTGCTGCATCATCGCCGGGCCGAACCTGCCAGAGGCGGATTACGACGCATTGATCGACACCGCGCCGTCCAATGTCACGATCACCCGGTTCCGCACGGATTTCGCATCGCTGCTGGCCTCCGCCCGGCTGTCGGTGTCTCAGGCAGGTTACAATACCGTCGCGGACATCCTGCAAGCCGGGTGTCGCGCGCTTCTGATCCCGTTCGCGGCCGGAGGAGAGACGGAACAGACCCAGCGCGCGACCTTGCTCAGCCGCGCCGGACGGGCCATCATGCTGGCAGAGGCGGATCTGGACGGCCCCGCCATGGCCGCGGCCATGGACCGGGCGCTGGCGCAGGATCCATTGGCGGTGACGGCTTTGGCCGCAACGGATGGAGCGGCCCGCACGGCGGCGATCCTGAAGGATCTGGTGTCGCGGCACTAGACCTCGACCACCTGAAAGTCGCGGGCGAAAAAGGCGCCGGGGAACAGCGCCTGTGCCTCGGCCTCCATCGCTGTCAGGTCGTCGTCACTGCGGAATGTCGCGTGATGGACGAATCCGATCCGGGCCGCACCTGCGGCCTGTGCCAGCCGCAGGCCCTGCTGCCAGGTCGAATGGCCGAACGTGCTGTGGCTGGGAAACTCCGCGTCGGTAAAGGTCGCATCGTAAAGACACAGGTCCGCGCCAGCCATCAGCTGCAGCGCCGTGGGGTCCAGCGTGCCGGGGGTGTGATCGGTATCGAAGACCAGCGCCATCACCCGTCCGGCATAGGAAATCCGGTAACCGGTGGCACCGCCCGGATGGCTGAGCAGCGCCGTTTGGATCGTGATGTCCGCAGCCGGAGAAAGGGTGTCGCCGGGTCGGAAATCACGCGTCTCGATCCGGGCCGTGAAAACGTCGGGACCGACGGGAAAGAAGGGTCGCCGCATGAAATCCGCCAGCATGGCCTGCGTCGTGGTGCCATCCGCAAGACCGGACCAGATGCGGATCGACCGTTCCGGATCGAAGAGCGGGCGGAAGAACGGCAAGCCGACGATGTGGTCGTAATGGCAATGCGTAAAGAACAGGTCGATATCGCGATGGCCATCGTCCAGCATGGCCCGCCCCGCGACTGGCAGTCCAGACCCCGCGTCGAACATCAGCACCCGGTCCCCGCAGCGCAGTTCCATGCATATGGAGTTGCCGCCGAACAGGGCAGTCTGCGCCGTCGCCATCGGCATGCTGCCGCGCGCGCCCCAGATCTTCAGCGTGAAGCGGGCGGTGTCATCCATGCTGGCGCTTGCCGCCACCGGCGTCTGATACGGTGATCGTCAATGGACCGAATGATTCGCGGCAGTGCGTGCCGCGGCCAGTTCCGCAGTCAGGGTGGCGGTCGTATCGCTGAGCCTTGCGGCCAGAACCCGCACGATTTCCAAGGTCATTTCCGGGAAATCCAGTAGCAGCTTGACGAAATTTTCCTTGCTGATCCGCAGCGCCTCGACCGGGGTGACGGCGCGGACGGTGGCGGTGCGCGCAACGTCGCAGAGGATCGCGATTTCGCCGACCATTGCGTTTTCAGCCACTTGCGCGACGCGCAACTCGCCCTGCGGTGTCGTCACCATCACGTCGGCCTGCCCCTGCAGGATGACATAGGCGGCGTCACCGTCATCGCCCTGATGGAACAGCACTTCGCCAGCGCGATAGGCCACGCGGTCAGAGGTATAGGCCAGCAGACGCAGCTTTGCCGATGCCATGCCCGCAAAGATCGGCACCTGCCTGAGCATCTTGACTTCATCGTTCAGCAGCACGCGCAGGTTTCTCCCGCTTTCATGGTGGTCCGTTACAGATATTATGACGCGATCATATCACTGAAGATACCGTTACTTTCCGCAAGTTCGTCCGGTGTGCCAACCTCTGCCAGCTTGCCGTCGCTGAACACAGCGATCCGGTCGAAGTGCCGCGCCATCTGCGGGTTGGACAGTGTCCACAGAACGGCTGGCGTCCGGCGCGCGGTCCGCAGACGATCAAGCACGCGGGTCAGGATAAGATCTTGCGACCGATTGTCCAGCGCGGTCAACGGGCGGTTGAACACGTAGTAATCCGATGGCCGCACCAGCGCCCGCGCCAGCGCGACCTTCTGGCGCTGTGCCGCGCTCAGGCGGCGACCGCCGGTT from Loktanella sp. M215 includes the following:
- a CDS encoding glycosyltransferase family protein, with protein sequence MTDLRVLFYVQHLLGIGHLARASRIAKAMGDAGMDVTMVTGGMPVAGFPDASVQHIALPPLAVGPDGFAGMVDADGQPATEAYLSRRRDLLLAAFADIRPDAVITEAFPFGRRQMRFELLPLLDAIAAVRPRPLLLASIRDILQARAKPQRDQDTVNLVLTHYDRVLVHGDPAFAALKDSFPLAEKIAHRVIHTGLVCPPAPDPSAERFDVVVSAGGGAVGAALVQAAVAAIRLRPRLGPCCIIAGPNLPEADYDALIDTAPSNVTITRFRTDFASLLASARLSVSQAGYNTVADILQAGCRALLIPFAAGGETEQTQRATLLSRAGRAIMLAEADLDGPAMAAAMDRALAQDPLAVTALAATDGAARTAAILKDLVSRH
- a CDS encoding glycosyltransferase family 4 protein, whose translation is MTGPHLVVVVKGYPRLSETFIAQELRGLELAGFDLTIVSLRHPTDKKRHPVHQEIEADLLYLPEYLHQEPLRVLRGLLQAVRHPGFWRLLPSFAGDLRRDLSRNRLRRLGQAAVLVREWPGDAGLLHAHFIHTPASVADYAARIRGMGWSVSAHAKDIWTQGDWELRGKLARARWAVTCTASGFAHLQSLAIDPGRVHLSYHGLNLDRFPAFDGARPARDGRDPSDPVQLVSVGRAVPKKGYDVLLHALARLPADLHWHFDHMGGGGDLAQLQALADDLGIADRCRWRGAVDQTDVLAAYRAADIFALASRITADGDRDGLPNVLVEAASQKLACVASDISGIPELISDPTLGWLVPPEDPAALALTLQEAITDPDLRAAKGAAVAAKVRGHFDYRTSIDQLVKLFDATGMQP
- a CDS encoding ABC transporter substrate-binding protein, which gives rise to MISRRETLAGLMATVALPHLARAEAPLLNPLVGVGQLPAEALRLPQVPRVLDLPAMGRRTGQQGGTLRILISGQRDVRLIPIYSYARLMAYSPDLVLEPDILAGVEQEGERQFTLHLRPGHRWSDGTPFTAEDFRYTFEDVISNTDLYKSGLPPELMAGDAPVQFAVIDDLTVRYTFASPVPSFLPKLAAPLPTVLFMPSAYLKQFHATYTDEATLVRLAEEQRVDDWKRLHMKMSRSIRPENPDLPTLEAWMPRTAPPAEQFVFDRNPYFHRVDQAGTQLPYVDRIELNVASSEIILAKTATGESDLQMAGLDFIDYTLLRRAEKAHPLHVALWRKSQGSAVALYPNLNCADTVWRDLFRDVRMRRALSVAIDREEINKALFFGLGTESADTVIPESPLFRPEYATAWSQHDPDLANALLDELGLTRRGAGNIRRLPDGRQAGIVVETAGESTLETDVLALVRDHFRAVGLALYIRSSQRDVFRSRALAGLVQLSVWAGLDNGVPDADTFPGELAPTTGDQLQWPLWGSYYAAGGAAGEAPDLPEAQQMLDLLATWQNSVDPADRTAIWHKMLALKADQVFSIGTVNGALQPVVRNAALVNVPDKALYGFEPTSFLGAYLPDTFFLDPEA
- a CDS encoding ABC transporter permease yields the protein MTVDPRADGLPAPGGALNHYVSDAPFDPNIDDSGVGEVAEASQLRLMWWQFRKHRVAVVSLVFLLILYTSTIFVEFLAPYQQDSRHLDDIYEPPQQVHLFHEGAFVGPFVYGRDMTLDMDNLRRVYDEEDARVEKLRFFCHGDPYMFWGQIPASLHLVCPAEGGTFFALGTDRLGRDVLSRMMYGARISLTIGLLGVTMSLVLGIVIGGLAGYHGGWFDAAVQRVTEVLQSIPSIPLWMALAAIIPVTWSPLLVYVGITLILGLLDWTGLARAVRSKLLSLREEDYVLAARLMGAGTTRIIGRHMVPGFMSHLIASATLTIPGMILGETALSFLGIGLRPPITSWGTMLTEARSVNIVAIYPWLIFPVVPVILVVLAFNFLGDGLRDAADPYH
- a CDS encoding ABC transporter ATP-binding protein — protein: MTTGNTDRDLLRIEDLHVSFPVQGGLIEALRGVSLRVLPGKVTALVGESGSGKSVLGQMVMGLQPASAMSSGRILFTEPDAAAVRDLLAMPRDGRAIRAVRGRHIGMIFQEPMTSFSALHTIGDQVSEALLVHTVKSPAERRGVTEEMLALVGFDNPARIYRMYPFELSGGMRQRAMIAMALICGPSLLIADEPTTALDVTIQAQILTLLRDLQLRRDMGMLLITHDLGVVANVADEVVVIYRGKIMEAGPVTAIFNNPQHAYLKGLMTAIPHFDMAPGERLRPLREITLDHDRLHGAIAPSEAPKEAAPVLLSVRGLQKTFAVKQEQWALRGKPAVAKPAVDDVSFDIMRGECLGLVGESGSGKTTVGKILMRGLVPDAGSVTYDDGTGPVDVLHADGAALQRLRKRIQMVFQDPVSSLSPRMTIGKILAEPLDIHGIGTRDSRRDATVALLEAIGLDRSVRNRYPHSFSGGQRQRIGIARALTLSPGLIICDEPVSALDVSVQAQILNLLKDLQRDLGLTYLFISHNLAVVDYMADRVAVMWSGRIVEIAPREVLMRAPVHPYTKALLAAVPYPDLDKPLDFAVVGQSSTVASAAWPPQFQTDRGLAPLDLGDGHLVLASPAATAAEVRA
- a CDS encoding glycosyltransferase family protein, whose amino-acid sequence is MPDRNRNHRVLMYSHDTFGLGHLRRCRAIAQALVQDHRGMMVLIISGSQIAGAFDYRARVDFVKIPSVIKLRNGEYSSLSEHIDLADTIHMRRSIIRHTAQSFRPDIFIVDKEPMGLRGEVEETLAFLKDRGTTLVLGLRDVMDAPHLLDAEWQHSDMMAKIDRYFDHIWVYGPPDFYDPLTGLAVPDNVHDRMNFVGFLQRSARGDQPSQNQPEGDYILVTTGGGGDGADLIENVLRAFEHDATLTTRTLIVLGPYMTADLRAGFTQRGTAIPHVDVIDFDPRMEELTANAQSVVAMGGYNTFCEILSFDKPALIVPRILPREEQLLRATRAADLGMVDMLLPQDAADPVRMAQALHDLPRRKKPSEGWSGLTLDGLHNISDLVGTDLGR
- a CDS encoding MBL fold metallo-hydrolase, whose protein sequence is MDDTARFTLKIWGARGSMPMATAQTALFGGNSICMELRCGDRVLMFDAGSGLPVAGRAMLDDGHRDIDLFFTHCHYDHIVGLPFFRPLFDPERSIRIWSGLADGTTTQAMLADFMRRPFFPVGPDVFTARIETRDFRPGDTLSPAADITIQTALLSHPGGATGYRISYAGRVMALVFDTDHTPGTLDPTALQLMAGADLCLYDATFTDAEFPSHSTFGHSTWQQGLRLAQAAGAARIGFVHHATFRSDDDLTAMEAEAQALFPGAFFARDFQVVEV
- a CDS encoding ABC transporter permease — protein: MVRYILRRILTMIPTLILISMLVFIIIELPPGDYFESYVAELQALGEQADMDEIEMLRDRYGFDQPQYVRYARWVGGMLHGDFGYSFAYRLPVSEVVGDRLWLTFMLSFVTIIFTWVVAFPIGIYSATHQYSWGDYGLTFLGLMGVAVPNFMLALIMMYFANVWFGLSIGNLMDSAYLGAPMSGGKVLSILSHIWIPVIIIGMAGTASMVRRLRANLLDELRKPYVATARAKGLSPGRVLRKYPLRMALNFFIADIGSILPAMISGAEVTAIVLSLETTGPMLIRALQSQDMYLAGSFLMFLAVLTVVGVLISDIALAMLDPRIRLGRGTAK
- a CDS encoding cyclic nucleotide-binding domain-containing protein — translated: MLLNDEVKMLRQVPIFAGMASAKLRLLAYTSDRVAYRAGEVLFHQGDDGDAAYVILQGQADVMVTTPQGELRVAQVAENAMVGEIAILCDVARTATVRAVTPVEALRISKENFVKLLLDFPEMTLEIVRVLAARLSDTTATLTAELAAARTAANHSVH